Proteins encoded by one window of Candidatus Obscuribacter sp.:
- a CDS encoding serine/threonine protein kinase, producing the protein MRDEQYSKLWLRKTNQLRSKPQETEVSIDCFPYGLTSIADGAVDLIEDAKPTYLRMLYWLFVFVLISALGLAVSYIAVGRGAGAYSTMILLVAGLIWPLFCIKFLGKRIYEPLEYYISTKLFKLVSITATHRELRLFLKKQAPIYIRWSVLESIKLSDQLTGDNQKVLFIGASLKEPIQIALSALHTHENWMMLSAAIACFAPHIEIDQAIGRALTVQSMESSFTELWLDSLTVAPEQASLELIPQGEKLNNEKYVVQNKLGSGGQGQAYLCLDTSTNQEVVIKTYLLPIYQGKRVKDLAIHQLESEAIVLQRINHPQIVQFIDWFCQSNRAFLVLNSIKGVSLRQWIKANGIPSADLARDMTKQMCEILGYLHSFEPPIVHRDFTPDNLMVDENVRLTLIDFTIAEPSGAVTGLPPAGQPCYMPPEQFRGESCVQSDIYALGGTLQFVLTGADPEALEQTDLSQSYPLVPAELAEIVYSCRAQEASARFESVARLREHLHEHLHEHLHEHLKE; encoded by the coding sequence ATGCGGGATGAGCAATATTCTAAACTCTGGCTGAGAAAGACAAATCAACTGCGATCTAAACCCCAGGAAACTGAAGTGAGCATTGATTGCTTTCCCTATGGTTTGACCAGTATCGCAGATGGTGCCGTCGATCTCATTGAAGATGCCAAACCTACTTATTTGCGTATGCTTTATTGGCTTTTTGTTTTTGTCCTAATTTCTGCGCTAGGGCTTGCAGTTTCTTATATTGCTGTAGGCAGGGGCGCTGGAGCCTACAGTACAATGATTCTCTTAGTGGCAGGTTTGATATGGCCGCTATTCTGTATCAAATTTTTGGGTAAGAGAATTTACGAGCCTCTGGAATATTACATTTCAACCAAGCTTTTCAAGTTGGTGTCAATAACAGCCACCCACAGAGAGCTGCGTCTATTTTTAAAGAAGCAAGCGCCAATATATATTCGCTGGTCGGTACTGGAGTCTATCAAGCTCTCAGATCAGTTAACGGGCGACAATCAGAAGGTGCTTTTTATCGGAGCCTCGTTGAAGGAACCTATCCAGATTGCTCTTTCCGCTCTACACACACATGAAAATTGGATGATGCTTTCTGCAGCAATTGCTTGTTTTGCACCACATATTGAAATAGATCAGGCAATTGGCAGAGCGCTTACTGTGCAAAGTATGGAGTCCTCATTTACGGAGCTTTGGCTCGATAGCCTTACCGTGGCGCCGGAGCAGGCCTCTTTGGAATTGATACCGCAAGGTGAGAAACTCAATAACGAAAAGTATGTAGTCCAGAATAAACTAGGCTCAGGAGGACAAGGGCAAGCCTATCTTTGCCTCGATACAAGCACAAATCAGGAAGTTGTGATTAAGACCTATCTTTTGCCTATTTATCAAGGAAAGCGTGTTAAGGACCTTGCTATTCACCAGCTTGAGTCAGAGGCTATTGTCTTGCAACGAATCAATCATCCGCAAATAGTGCAGTTCATTGATTGGTTTTGTCAGTCCAATCGTGCCTTTCTCGTTCTCAATTCTATCAAAGGCGTGTCCTTGCGTCAGTGGATTAAGGCAAATGGTATTCCATCGGCAGATCTAGCCCGAGATATGACTAAGCAGATGTGTGAAATTTTGGGTTATTTACATTCTTTTGAGCCGCCAATTGTTCATCGCGACTTTACCCCTGATAATTTGATGGTTGATGAGAATGTCAGACTAACTCTAATCGATTTTACTATTGCTGAGCCCAGTGGCGCTGTAACTGGCTTGCCTCCTGCCGGACAGCCGTGCTATATGCCGCCTGAGCAGTTTCGAGGAGAGTCCTGCGTGCAGTCTGATATTTATGCTTTAGGTGGTACTCTTCAGTTTGTCTTGACCGGAGCAGATCCAGAAGCTCTGGAGCAAACTGATTTGTCGCAGTCTTACCCATTAGTTCCAGCCGAGTTGGCTGAGATTGTCTACAGCTGCCGGGCGCAGGAAGCTTCTGCGCGATTTGAGTCAGTTGCTCGTTTGCGTGAACACCTGCATGAACACCTGCATGAACACCTGCATGAACACCTTAAGGAATGA
- a CDS encoding alpha/beta hydrolase: MSTLLVLSTGFVSAKETAATSPSNALAGTSLEDLIDRATSKVLQKYKGKVPANVKTKVLGEINKLTGSKSKAAAAAVAAAASSSTNTTAANATAQKTNATKANPKAGTTATTAKTSGTAATANTTATSDDNLLQAIDQILPDRLMDKLPAGIRTKLSTANTNKFEKLSYWPGLNDQAHQISIYTPPASSAKAPLIIYVHGGSWLSRPKSAPTWVSSFVKNGFAVAVVHYRLSSEGIFPAQIEDLNTCLRWVKTNASKFNIDANRIGLWGSSAGGHLVSLMGTSANNAALDLGLGDKSISKNVQAVCDFCGPSDLVALGSQMQPGQEWDTVSPAAPLSMLLGGQATTRSALALQASPTTYVSANNPPFLIVHGAMDTIVPTSQSQELADKLKAAGVSTELYILPGTGHDIEKGGNIELARQFFIKHLKP; the protein is encoded by the coding sequence ATGTCTACGCTACTCGTCCTCTCCACTGGTTTTGTCTCAGCTAAAGAGACAGCTGCAACAAGCCCGAGTAACGCGCTTGCGGGCACGAGCTTGGAGGATCTGATAGACAGAGCCACAAGCAAAGTGCTACAAAAATACAAAGGCAAAGTACCAGCCAACGTAAAAACGAAAGTCTTAGGCGAAATCAACAAACTGACGGGCAGCAAGAGTAAGGCGGCAGCTGCTGCAGTTGCTGCGGCTGCAAGTTCAAGTACTAATACAACTGCTGCAAATGCCACTGCCCAAAAGACAAATGCCACAAAGGCAAATCCCAAAGCCGGTACTACCGCAACGACAGCCAAAACGAGTGGCACCGCTGCTACAGCAAACACTACCGCTACTAGCGATGACAATCTGCTACAAGCCATCGATCAAATCTTGCCGGATAGGCTCATGGACAAACTGCCGGCTGGTATCAGGACCAAACTGAGTACAGCAAACACAAATAAATTTGAAAAATTGAGCTACTGGCCGGGTCTCAACGACCAGGCACATCAAATAAGTATCTACACTCCTCCCGCCAGTAGTGCCAAAGCACCGCTCATAATCTATGTCCACGGCGGCAGCTGGCTCAGCCGCCCCAAGAGCGCGCCAACTTGGGTTTCAAGCTTTGTCAAAAATGGTTTTGCGGTGGCAGTGGTGCACTATCGGCTTTCATCAGAGGGCATATTTCCAGCTCAAATAGAGGACTTAAATACTTGCCTGCGCTGGGTCAAAACCAATGCCAGTAAGTTTAATATCGACGCAAATCGCATCGGACTCTGGGGCAGCTCCGCTGGCGGACATCTGGTATCACTGATGGGGACCTCAGCTAACAATGCCGCTCTCGATCTAGGTCTGGGAGACAAAAGCATCAGCAAAAATGTGCAAGCAGTTTGTGATTTTTGCGGACCAAGCGATCTGGTCGCTCTGGGCAGTCAAATGCAGCCCGGTCAAGAGTGGGATACAGTATCTCCGGCAGCACCTCTCAGTATGCTCCTGGGCGGGCAAGCCACAACTCGGAGCGCGCTGGCTTTGCAAGCCAGTCCCACTACTTATGTCTCAGCTAACAATCCGCCGTTTTTAATCGTACACGGAGCAATGGACACAATAGTACCGACCAGCCAGAGTCAGGAGCTGGCCGATAAACTCAAGGCGGCAGGCGTATCGACAGAGTTATACATTTTGCCCGGCACCGGTCACGACATCGAAAAAGGCGGCAATATCGAGCTTGCCAGACAGTTTTTTATCAAACATTTGAAGCCGTGA
- a CDS encoding tetratricopeptide repeat protein codes for MHLQIKHNNWHQLAQFVCAAIVLAAPCAAAQEANHLARAKQLYQSKQYKEAAGVVRAGMYKGVNSAAMWLLLAECYQKQGQADAAKQAVDTIIKYFPGTTEAAQAKLLMGSGSDMQATVAGSGKSDKAGARAKEAPLDERVNIVPPKFGHPEVSSHTVTLVKSMVRSLPINIYKIMNQAHVMINVTPNLIDRFPDAVQFKHPTLGHFLSDEYGRTYGKDIYICERVVTEPGGTVLQSPLSDETIKSTVYTQFSHALDCCLEFPSRDRLFLTMYRQDLEQADRTNADLRGYTINEELGTNEVFGGLAAGLMGNNSHITRLLETNFPRCKAWIKARIDAIAR; via the coding sequence ATGCACTTACAGATTAAGCATAATAATTGGCATCAACTGGCTCAGTTTGTTTGTGCAGCTATTGTGCTTGCTGCCCCTTGTGCTGCTGCCCAAGAGGCAAATCATCTCGCCAGAGCTAAGCAGCTTTACCAGAGCAAACAATACAAAGAAGCCGCTGGCGTCGTGCGCGCAGGCATGTACAAGGGCGTAAATAGCGCTGCAATGTGGCTTTTGCTAGCTGAGTGTTATCAAAAACAAGGACAAGCTGACGCTGCCAAACAGGCTGTTGACACTATAATCAAATACTTTCCTGGTACTACTGAGGCGGCTCAAGCTAAGTTGCTAATGGGTAGCGGTAGTGACATGCAGGCAACTGTTGCCGGGAGTGGCAAAAGTGACAAAGCTGGTGCAAGAGCTAAAGAAGCACCTCTCGATGAGAGAGTTAATATTGTTCCGCCAAAGTTTGGTCATCCTGAAGTAAGCAGTCATACGGTGACCTTAGTTAAATCGATGGTCAGATCGCTGCCAATCAATATCTACAAGATTATGAACCAGGCTCATGTCATGATCAATGTCACGCCCAACTTGATTGATAGATTTCCTGATGCTGTGCAGTTTAAGCACCCCACTCTTGGTCATTTTCTTTCAGATGAATATGGTCGTACCTATGGCAAAGATATTTATATTTGTGAAAGGGTAGTCACCGAACCTGGTGGCACTGTATTGCAAAGTCCGCTAAGTGACGAGACCATTAAGTCCACGGTTTATACCCAGTTTTCGCATGCACTTGATTGCTGTCTTGAATTTCCCTCCAGGGATAGATTGTTTTTGACTATGTATAGACAGGATCTGGAGCAGGCAGATCGTACTAATGCGGATTTGAGGGGCTATACTATCAACGAAGAACTGGGCACCAATGAGGTTTTTGGTGGTCTGGCGGCAGGACTGATGGGTAACAACTCTCATATAACTCGTTTACTTGAGACTAACTTTCCGCGGTGCAAAGCCTGGATAAAAGCAAGGATTGATGCCATCGCTAGATAA
- a CDS encoding TonB family protein — protein MPSTKACAQLAAILALSAQLSLTPLAVQASIPAGLLPGCSNLTAGAEKVDINPYMQKISDKLSPLWSPPANAKVDMVTVVFTVQPNGSLTNVGVKAPSGDPAIDALAIATVKKAGNFGPLPKGVPSVNASFGLPCKAGASSNGVDTQPYMNTMGTKIKGTWWVPKRLLFNQVVLRIVLDKDGNLASSSVLKPSGDANADKLALIAVRRAAPFGPLPEGVKTPYTIQYTLGYQSTGKDHFVVWNGERVGKDQSYTTSGGVKTTLTDTTTEKDRQFHLRKENALIKMYEMDEAIAAETKANGADSLAIPPLLREYAIQNKIIEEHKQAEEKLKQGLAISRKVNESAPSPRSKNELTKSLLTLGEFEYSIANYTDAENLLKEGITLKESASEKDDDYKEFLNLYAKLLYKQNRAKEADEVYQKIKSWGQPG, from the coding sequence ATGCCATCGACCAAGGCTTGCGCACAGCTTGCAGCCATCCTGGCTCTGTCCGCCCAACTGAGCTTGACACCACTGGCAGTGCAAGCCAGCATCCCCGCGGGTCTACTACCAGGCTGCTCCAACCTGACAGCAGGCGCCGAAAAAGTCGACATCAATCCCTACATGCAAAAGATCTCAGACAAACTCAGTCCTCTATGGAGCCCTCCAGCCAATGCCAAAGTGGACATGGTGACAGTGGTATTTACTGTGCAGCCCAATGGCTCACTAACAAATGTAGGGGTCAAAGCACCAAGCGGAGACCCAGCCATAGACGCCCTGGCTATAGCGACAGTAAAAAAAGCAGGCAATTTTGGCCCACTGCCTAAAGGTGTACCATCTGTCAACGCCAGCTTTGGTCTACCCTGCAAAGCAGGAGCATCGAGCAACGGCGTTGACACCCAGCCTTACATGAACACCATGGGCACAAAAATAAAAGGGACATGGTGGGTGCCAAAACGTCTGCTCTTTAACCAGGTGGTGCTGCGCATCGTACTCGACAAAGACGGCAATCTGGCCTCATCATCTGTACTCAAACCCTCTGGCGATGCCAATGCCGACAAACTTGCTCTGATTGCCGTAAGGCGTGCAGCTCCATTTGGTCCACTACCTGAAGGTGTCAAAACTCCATATACAATCCAATACACCCTGGGCTATCAAAGCACTGGCAAAGACCACTTTGTCGTCTGGAATGGCGAAAGAGTCGGCAAAGATCAAAGCTATACGACTAGTGGTGGCGTCAAAACTACACTAACTGACACTACCACCGAAAAAGACCGTCAATTTCATTTGCGCAAAGAAAACGCACTAATAAAAATGTATGAAATGGACGAAGCAATAGCGGCCGAAACCAAGGCAAATGGCGCCGATAGCCTGGCTATACCGCCACTACTACGCGAGTATGCGATCCAAAACAAAATCATCGAAGAACATAAACAAGCCGAAGAGAAGCTCAAGCAGGGACTTGCCATCAGCCGCAAAGTCAATGAGAGCGCCCCTTCACCCCGCTCAAAAAACGAGCTAACAAAGTCACTCCTCACTCTTGGCGAATTTGAATACAGCATCGCCAATTACACTGACGCTGAGAACCTGCTCAAAGAAGGCATCACCTTAAAAGAGAGCGCCAGCGAAAAAGATGATGATTACAAAGAATTTCTCAATCTCTATGCCAAACTCCTCTACAAGCAAAATCGCGCCAAAGAAGCTGATGAGGTCTATCAAAAGATCAAAAGCTGGGGTCAACCGGGCTAG
- a CDS encoding sensor histidine kinase, whose protein sequence is MSDFLKHFMRTRSSRDLDKDEETATIADIKSQFDTHAHIKIDNDPKSGEDKTKQAEELSRALLGHAKNYFESRLLPQMQANPLHLRFSQATRIAEPVDWVVKQEQRSKVKPPSSYFRWKVTGAPLILTTRAGVGVLEFFVVPEKEVPHITMSEFGSRFRGRFVLAQSERGLVWTNNKTRLSAESSCEFIERLMDEIVETAIVKSGNNQGNAMANMSVDARGFSEQRLELEKNNLLFKLLNQQEELKNQLARDLHDSVIADLMMLKRYLSGDRKLTTEETIEIIDETILQLRDIVNDYSPRQLQEWGLKVGVEDLLDRIERRTGIETALFFAGELPRFPDLVSLHIFRVIQEALNNIEKHASASRITVDIKAARSGQSIFKIIDNGRGFDTRSVRMEADGSHSFGLEGMRERIELIRCFYPGSLDISSIPGEGTTITLSISTAPTKPE, encoded by the coding sequence ATGAGCGACTTCCTCAAACACTTTATGCGCACGCGCTCGTCAAGGGACCTCGACAAAGACGAGGAAACAGCGACTATCGCCGATATCAAATCGCAGTTTGACACACATGCCCACATCAAGATAGACAATGATCCAAAGTCTGGTGAGGACAAAACAAAGCAAGCGGAGGAGCTGTCCCGCGCGCTTTTAGGTCATGCCAAAAATTACTTTGAGTCCAGGCTTTTGCCTCAAATGCAAGCCAATCCGCTGCATTTGCGCTTTAGCCAGGCCACACGCATAGCTGAGCCGGTGGACTGGGTAGTCAAACAAGAACAGCGCTCCAAAGTCAAACCACCATCATCGTATTTTAGATGGAAGGTCACAGGTGCTCCGCTCATACTCACTACCAGAGCCGGTGTGGGCGTGCTTGAATTTTTTGTGGTACCAGAAAAAGAAGTACCGCATATCACCATGTCTGAATTTGGCTCGCGCTTTAGGGGCAGATTTGTACTGGCTCAAAGCGAGCGCGGACTGGTCTGGACAAATAACAAAACTCGCCTGTCAGCAGAGTCGTCTTGTGAATTTATCGAGCGCTTGATGGATGAGATAGTCGAAACAGCAATAGTCAAAAGCGGCAACAATCAAGGCAACGCCATGGCCAACATGTCGGTGGATGCCAGGGGTTTTAGCGAGCAAAGACTGGAGCTAGAAAAAAACAATCTGCTCTTTAAACTACTCAATCAGCAAGAAGAACTAAAGAATCAACTAGCAAGAGACCTACACGACAGTGTCATCGCCGATTTGATGATGCTCAAGCGCTATCTATCGGGAGATCGCAAACTTACCACCGAAGAAACAATTGAAATCATCGACGAAACAATCTTGCAGTTGCGCGATATCGTCAACGACTACTCACCCAGACAACTACAAGAATGGGGATTAAAAGTAGGAGTCGAAGACTTGCTCGACCGCATCGAGCGGCGCACCGGCATTGAAACTGCTTTGTTCTTTGCAGGAGAGCTGCCAAGATTTCCGGATCTGGTCAGCCTCCATATCTTTAGAGTCATCCAAGAAGCACTCAACAATATAGAAAAGCACGCCAGTGCCTCACGCATTACAGTTGATATCAAAGCCGCTCGCAGTGGGCAAAGCATCTTTAAAATCATCGACAATGGTCGGGGCTTTGATACCAGATCTGTGCGCATGGAAGCAGATGGCTCGCACTCCTTTGGACTGGAGGGCATGCGCGAACGCATCGAGCTTATACGCTGTTTTTATCCTGGCAGCCTAGACATATCCTCTATACCAGGAGAAGGCACCACCATTACTCTCAGTATCTCAACTGCCCCTACCAAACCAGAATAA
- a CDS encoding FHA domain-containing protein produces MSVNPSEASGTAPQGRLPVLVNLTTNETFVLNQPSITLGRDPECNVVLPDDGYASAHHARIYFDQGWWVEDTMSSNGTMVNDQLIAEPRMLAPNDVIKVGRTLYRIQ; encoded by the coding sequence ATGAGCGTTAATCCTTCAGAAGCTTCCGGCACCGCCCCGCAGGGACGTTTACCTGTCCTGGTAAACCTGACAACAAACGAGACTTTTGTCCTCAACCAGCCATCCATAACACTTGGCCGCGACCCCGAATGCAATGTCGTGCTGCCAGACGACGGTTACGCTTCAGCCCATCATGCTCGCATTTACTTTGACCAGGGCTGGTGGGTCGAAGACACAATGAGCAGCAACGGCACAATGGTCAACGACCAGCTCATTGCCGAGCCTCGCATGCTCGCCCCTAACGACGTCATCAAAGTGGGCCGCACCCTTTACCGCATCCAGTAA
- a CDS encoding fumarate hydratase, translated as MSHSSSSIFHLGEDKTQYRLLSKEHVTTTTFEGKQILMVKPEALTMLAKEAFKDISHLLRPTHLANLRSILDDKDASPNDHFVALELLRNAAIAAGGTLPMCQDTGTAIVVAHKGEQVFTAADDAAAISDGIKKTYNECNLRYSQMAPLDMYKEANTGSNLPAQIEIYSDPGDSYEFLFIAKGGGSANKTYLLQETKSVLNPESLSKLLAEKIAGLGTSACPPYHLAVVIGGLSAEMTLKTVKLASCHYLDSLPTEGDKSGRAFRDLALEKEVLEITRNLGIGAQFGGKYFCHDVRVVRLPRHGASLPIGIGVSCSADRQIMGRIDKDGIWLEQLETDPAKYLPEVTHEDLGSETIKVDLSKPMDEIRKSLSGKPVGTRLMLTGTLLVARDIAHARWKEVIERGEELPEYTKHHPIYYAGPAKTPTGYASGSFGPTTAGRMDSYVDMLMSRGASLIMLAKGNRGKNVREACAKYGGFYLGTIGGAAARLAQDSIKKVETIDYAELGMEAVFRIEIEDFPAFIVTNDKGEDFFTQVAEKKVAIAK; from the coding sequence ATGTCGCACAGTTCGAGTAGCATCTTTCACCTGGGTGAGGACAAGACCCAGTACCGGCTGCTCAGCAAAGAGCATGTCACAACGACAACCTTTGAAGGCAAACAAATCCTCATGGTCAAGCCAGAGGCTTTGACTATGCTTGCCAAAGAGGCTTTTAAAGACATTTCCCACCTCTTGCGACCTACCCACCTAGCCAACCTCCGCAGCATCCTGGACGATAAAGATGCATCGCCCAATGACCACTTTGTCGCCCTCGAGCTATTGCGCAACGCGGCAATCGCCGCTGGCGGCACCTTGCCCATGTGCCAGGACACCGGTACAGCCATAGTTGTTGCCCACAAAGGCGAGCAAGTATTTACCGCCGCTGATGACGCTGCTGCTATCTCCGATGGCATCAAGAAGACTTACAACGAGTGCAATCTGCGCTACAGCCAGATGGCACCTCTCGACATGTACAAAGAAGCCAATACAGGCTCTAACTTGCCCGCTCAAATAGAAATTTATAGCGATCCTGGCGATAGTTACGAGTTTTTGTTTATCGCCAAAGGCGGCGGCTCTGCCAATAAGACATATCTATTGCAAGAGACCAAATCAGTGCTCAATCCCGAGTCATTGAGCAAACTCCTTGCCGAAAAAATCGCCGGACTGGGCACCTCAGCCTGCCCGCCCTATCACCTGGCAGTTGTCATCGGCGGATTGTCCGCTGAGATGACTCTCAAAACAGTTAAGCTCGCCAGTTGCCATTATCTCGACAGCTTGCCAACAGAAGGTGATAAGAGCGGTCGCGCCTTTAGAGATCTCGCCCTCGAAAAAGAAGTGCTTGAAATCACACGCAATCTTGGCATTGGCGCTCAATTTGGCGGCAAATATTTTTGCCACGATGTGCGCGTAGTGAGACTGCCCCGCCACGGAGCCAGCCTGCCTATCGGTATCGGCGTATCATGCAGCGCCGATAGACAAATAATGGGCCGCATCGACAAAGACGGTATCTGGCTTGAACAGCTTGAGACCGACCCAGCCAAGTATTTGCCCGAAGTCACTCACGAAGATCTGGGCTCAGAAACAATCAAAGTCGACCTGAGCAAGCCTATGGACGAAATCCGCAAGAGCCTATCAGGCAAGCCAGTGGGCACAAGACTGATGCTCACAGGAACACTGCTAGTAGCCCGCGACATAGCCCACGCCAGATGGAAAGAAGTTATCGAGCGCGGCGAGGAGCTGCCCGAATACACCAAACACCATCCAATCTATTATGCCGGTCCAGCCAAAACACCCACTGGCTATGCCTCCGGCTCATTTGGACCAACCACAGCTGGACGTATGGATAGCTATGTCGACATGCTCATGTCGCGCGGCGCCAGCCTGATCATGCTGGCCAAAGGCAATCGAGGCAAAAACGTGAGAGAAGCCTGCGCTAAATATGGCGGTTTTTACCTGGGCACTATTGGTGGTGCGGCAGCAAGACTAGCTCAAGACTCTATCAAAAAAGTAGAGACAATTGACTACGCAGAGCTTGGCATGGAAGCAGTGTTCCGCATTGAAATCGAAGACTTCCCAGCCTTTATCGTCACCAACGACAAGGGCGAGGACTTCTTTACTCAAGTAGCCGAGAAAAAAGTGGCAATAGCTAAATAA
- a CDS encoding response regulator transcription factor yields MSTATRILIVEDHHATLDGLTMGLNHEPGFTVVGTATTSDDGLRLMRETQPDVVVLDLHLPGSLGPKAALEAFRKQAENKTKLIIFSAEARVAFIQSVLAMGVSAYLLKSERVAKVAEAVREVMNGKEGIISDEVTKTYKKITRAELEVLSMLGKGMKYQDIADQRLTSVATARKQCETLQLKLNLNSREQLIAWAVQNGFGSVDIES; encoded by the coding sequence ATGTCCACGGCAACACGCATCCTCATCGTCGAAGACCACCACGCCACTCTTGACGGCTTAACCATGGGCTTAAACCATGAGCCGGGCTTTACAGTAGTAGGCACAGCTACGACATCGGACGACGGACTGAGACTGATGCGCGAGACCCAGCCAGATGTTGTGGTGCTGGACTTGCACCTGCCTGGCTCGCTCGGTCCCAAAGCAGCTCTGGAAGCCTTTAGAAAGCAGGCCGAAAACAAAACCAAATTGATAATCTTTAGTGCCGAAGCCAGAGTGGCCTTTATCCAGTCGGTACTAGCTATGGGAGTGTCGGCATATCTACTCAAATCAGAGCGTGTCGCCAAAGTAGCCGAAGCTGTGCGCGAAGTAATGAATGGCAAAGAAGGCATCATCTCGGATGAAGTAACCAAGACCTACAAAAAAATTACCAGAGCAGAGCTAGAAGTGCTGAGCATGCTTGGTAAGGGCATGAAGTATCAAGACATTGCCGACCAGAGGCTGACCTCGGTGGCCACTGCTCGCAAACAATGCGAAACGCTACAACTCAAACTCAACCTCAATAGTCGCGAACAACTGATTGCCTGGGCTGTACAAAATGGCTTTGGTAGCGTCGATATCGAGTCCTAA
- a CDS encoding serine/threonine protein kinase: protein MDNQLSISKIEYCPFGPTQQKLLVVLCLTAMVSGDLIAIFIAIGVALFGNSVGGANGGKIILVAAIYLVFALIGLNQNIGSMRKSLLKTAQSLVITSVGAIFPFGALFQLRGRRWRRWKELSQVLLRWQEGCEFKPEDAIVLRFKDGCEATIALQATSNQELEKLIVALEMWVPQSALTANFSELRGFISPALRAQGISSYTALWNDELSRRFSQAAFIVLPPNTKLQNGRYEIVSQLCFGGFSAVYNGIDSRGQQVVVKELSLAHLENEKTRESLLQHIEREAALLSKLNHSRICHLLDTFVERDRQYLVLEKIPGKTLRQIVSESGPLSEKAVLALSLQMVEILDYLHGQSPPMVHRDFTPDNLIVRDGNYLILIDFNAATEFMSGATGTIIGKHHYMPPEQIKGKAQPSSDYYSMAGTLSFLLTGKEPRPLAQVELKAAGVQISSKFSDLLTAMTKMDMVSRPDLAQIAATLQDCASVRT from the coding sequence ATGGATAATCAACTAAGTATTAGCAAAATTGAGTATTGTCCATTTGGTCCTACGCAACAAAAATTGCTTGTTGTCCTTTGTCTGACTGCTATGGTATCAGGCGATCTGATAGCTATTTTTATTGCTATAGGGGTGGCTCTATTTGGAAATTCAGTTGGTGGCGCAAATGGTGGCAAAATCATTTTGGTCGCTGCTATTTACCTTGTGTTTGCTTTGATAGGTTTGAATCAAAATATCGGGTCAATGCGCAAGTCCTTATTGAAGACCGCACAGTCTTTAGTTATTACTAGCGTAGGAGCAATTTTTCCTTTTGGTGCTCTTTTTCAATTGAGAGGTCGGCGCTGGCGACGCTGGAAAGAACTCTCCCAGGTCTTGCTCCGTTGGCAGGAAGGCTGCGAATTTAAACCAGAGGATGCCATAGTATTGCGCTTCAAAGATGGTTGTGAGGCGACGATTGCTTTACAGGCAACCAGCAATCAAGAATTGGAAAAGTTGATCGTAGCTCTTGAGATGTGGGTGCCTCAAAGTGCTCTCACTGCAAACTTTTCTGAATTGAGAGGCTTTATCAGTCCGGCACTCAGGGCTCAGGGTATTTCTAGCTATACCGCACTCTGGAACGATGAATTGAGTCGCAGGTTTAGCCAGGCAGCATTCATAGTTTTGCCGCCAAATACTAAGCTGCAAAATGGCCGCTACGAAATTGTCAGTCAGTTGTGTTTTGGCGGGTTTTCGGCGGTCTACAATGGCATAGACTCAAGAGGACAGCAAGTTGTTGTTAAAGAGCTTTCATTGGCCCATCTTGAGAATGAAAAAACTAGAGAGAGCCTTTTGCAGCATATAGAAAGAGAAGCTGCTTTACTGTCTAAGCTCAATCATAGTCGTATTTGTCACTTGCTTGATACTTTTGTCGAAAGAGACAGGCAATATCTTGTGCTCGAAAAAATACCAGGGAAAACATTGCGACAAATAGTCTCAGAATCTGGGCCATTGAGTGAAAAAGCTGTACTGGCGCTGTCCTTGCAAATGGTGGAAATTCTGGATTACTTGCACGGACAATCACCACCGATGGTGCACAGGGACTTTACCCCGGATAACTTAATTGTGCGCGATGGTAATTACCTCATACTCATAGATTTTAACGCTGCCACTGAATTTATGTCGGGAGCAACCGGGACAATCATCGGAAAACATCACTACATGCCGCCAGAACAAATCAAAGGCAAAGCCCAGCCGAGTAGTGACTATTACAGCATGGCCGGGACATTGTCATTTCTTTTGACTGGCAAAGAGCCCAGACCTCTTGCCCAGGTAGAACTTAAGGCAGCCGGAGTGCAGATTTCGTCCAAATTCAGCGATCTTTTGACTGCCATGACAAAGATGGACATGGTGTCTCGTCCAGATCTCGCTCAAATTGCCGCGACTTTGCAGGATTGTGCCAGTGTACGCACCTGA